In Dermacentor silvarum isolate Dsil-2018 chromosome 2, BIME_Dsil_1.4, whole genome shotgun sequence, the following proteins share a genomic window:
- the LOC119441239 gene encoding uncharacterized protein LOC119441239 has product MNLVFRLTLENPYIVFDLSSPFGSTALAGGQLTVRVDSLDVDIGLVTPKVKKSGENAEPQVPFAQVRRAHNLRLEFTGMPPATTALTSLLALLQQLIPSVQTRLFEIILTRILRNYVATTPIPF; this is encoded by the coding sequence atgaaccTGGTGTTCAGACTGACCCTGGAAAATCCTTACATCGTGTTCGACCTGTCTTCGCCCTTCGGCAGTACCGCGCTCGCCGGTGGTCAGCTGACCGTCAGGGTTGACTCGCTGGATGTCGACATCGGCCTCGTCACACCAAAGGTCAAAAAGAGCGGCGAGAATGCCGAGCCGCAGGTACCTTTCGCCCAGGTTCGCAGAGCACACAACCTTCGGCTCGAGTTCACGGGGATGCCTCCGGCCACGACGGCACTGACTTCCCTGCTGGCACTACTGCAACAGTTGATACCATCCGTGCAGACACGGCTGTTCGAGATCATACTGACCCGCATATTGAGGAACTACGTCGCAACAACGCCGATTCCTTTTTAA
- the LOC119442779 gene encoding uncharacterized protein LOC119442779, with amino-acid sequence MEGKEVTIRPMREEDKEGVTELRRSYGQQLGIGALDALAKYDPDSIYVAVTEDGQVLGSCAVADLHPDLAYVMMHAVRAERQKSGLATRLWQEAVEQRLGAARNAFLICGGFHVSMYYRRYGFEVVSAERIHYIRPGPADISSLTQSVTGVQVSAVQVQDDAETVSAIADYDAAVFGFRRERFISLILAEKGNAVVVARRGDPNRTVVGYGVVSTDISGRALLRIVYADEEAIAECIVYRLLEAYGPFHKKGLTGLLLAGAGEGRGIDHKMALETVPYVNILYRLHEPSTCDYRKQFVVPV; translated from the exons ATGGAGGGGAAAGAAGTGACCATTCGACCGATGCGCGAGGAAGACAAGGAAGGTGTGACGGAGTTGCGCAGAAGTTACGGCCAGCAACTGGGCATCGGGGCACTGGACGCGCTGGCGAAGTACGACCCGGACAGCATCTACGTCGCTGTCACCGAAGATG GCCAAGTGCTGGGCAGCTGCGCAGTCGCGGACCTACACCCGGACCTGGCATACGTGATGATGCACGCAGTTCGCGCCGAGCGCCAGAAGTCTGGGCTCGCCACGAGACTCTGGCAGGAGGCCGTCGAGCAGCGCCTGGGAGCCGCCAGGAACGCGTTCCTCATCTGCGGAGGATTTCACGTGTCCATGTACTACCGGCGCTACGGCTTCGAAGTCGTGTCGGCTGAGCGCATCCACTACATCCGGCCAGGGCCGGCCGACATCTCCTCACTGACCCAGAGTGTGACGGGCGTGCAAGTGTCGGCTGTGCAGGTACAAGACGACGCCGAGACGGTGTCCGCCATCGCCGACTACGACGCCGCCGTGTTTGGCTTCCGGAGGGAACGCTTCATTTCCCTTATCCTGGCCGAAAAAGGGAACGCCGTGGTGGTGGCGCGACGAGGCGACCCGAACCG GACTGTAGTGGGCTACGGAGTGGTCAGCACGGACATTAGCGGCCGGGCCCTCCTGAGAATCGTGTACGCGGACGAGGAGGCCATCGCCGAGTGCATCGTGTACCGCCTGCTCGAGGCGTACGGTCCCTTCCACAAGAAGGGTCTCACGGGACTGCTGCTGGCAGGCGCCGGTGAAGGGCGCGGCATCGACCACAAGATGGCGTTGGAGACGGTGCCCTACGTGAACATCCTCTACCGCCTGCACGAGCCGTCCACGTGCGACTACAGGAAGCAGTTTGTGGTGCCCGTGTAG